A window from Streptomonospora salina encodes these proteins:
- a CDS encoding YbhB/YbcL family Raf kinase inhibitor-like protein: MFSVASRPSRSRRAGARLAAAGGAVLAAATAAGCGTLSSGTEIELSDEINVSSTMMQSGEPVPDAYTCRGEGGSPTLQWSGLPDDDVTESLALVVDAPEEATVFWMLYGLDPQTAELRQSTVPHPGEQGRNSEGDTAYDPPCYAEDGADEIRFTVYALDGRVQVADGASLEETLGAIADRTIARGSLTVTNGP, encoded by the coding sequence ATGTTCTCGGTCGCATCCCGTCCCTCCCGCTCGCGCCGCGCGGGAGCGCGGCTGGCCGCCGCGGGCGGCGCCGTGCTGGCCGCGGCGACGGCCGCCGGGTGCGGGACGCTGTCCTCGGGAACCGAGATCGAACTCAGCGACGAGATCAACGTGAGCAGCACGATGATGCAGTCGGGCGAGCCCGTCCCCGACGCCTACACCTGCCGGGGCGAAGGGGGCTCGCCCACGCTGCAGTGGTCGGGGCTGCCCGACGACGACGTCACCGAGTCGCTGGCTCTGGTCGTGGACGCCCCCGAAGAGGCCACGGTGTTCTGGATGCTCTACGGCCTCGACCCGCAGACCGCCGAGCTGCGGCAGAGCACCGTCCCCCACCCGGGTGAGCAGGGCCGCAACAGCGAAGGCGACACCGCTTACGACCCGCCGTGCTATGCCGAGGACGGCGCCGACGAGATCCGGTTCACCGTCTACGCCCTCGACGGCCGGGTGCAGGTCGCCGACGGCGCCTCGCTGGAGGAGACCCTGGGTGCGATCGCCGACCGGACGATCGCACGCGGTTCCCTCACGGTCACCAACGGTCCGTGA
- a CDS encoding bifunctional SulP family inorganic anion transporter/carbonic anhydrase has product MRHDAQGTPTPHQEGSRGPLHRIRSLPLLGNVPGDVAASLVVFLVAVPLSLGIAVASGAPLIAGIVAAVVGGIVGAVAGGSAVQVSGPAAGLTIIVADLVTSYGWRVTCLITLLAGMVQIGLGACRIARAALAVSPAVVHGMLAGVGVTIALAQLHVLLGGAPQSSALANIAELPRRLADNHTPAVAVGVLTVAVLLAWPRLPGLRRLRRLPAALIAVTGSTAVAAAAGWDVERVDLPESPVTAWSGPALPATGDLHGVALGVVAVALVASVESLLCAIAVDRLHEGPRVDLNRELVGQGCANTASGALGGLPIAGVVVRSTTNVRAGGRTPLAAMLHGVWILVFIAVFAHAVELIPLASLAGLLVVIGLQMVNLAHLRDLRRHREAGIYAGALLAVVVFGLLEGVVIGFALSMLISLRRLTRVSVLTEERAGRWHIVVQGSLTFLGVPRVAHVLRNVPVGAHVDLDLHVDFMDHAAFESIHSWRLDHERTGGSVDIDEVHENWYEQRTRQAPPEGKTAPSGLARWWAPWGMRGGFDAAAPPSGLLLSGAREYHASTAGRMQAVMSRLAHRQRPRALFITCADSRVVPNLITASGPGDLFTLRNIGNLVPPRSGEPSDDSVGAAVEYAVAVLDVPSVVVCGHSHCGAMKALLEGTGDPDSELGQLGRWLAHGGTSLARADHARLESAPAPEAMRTLSQANVVQQLENLLTYPAVRRGVEQGRLELSGMYYDLESAEVHVLGADGAFAPVPTASEAPEAPARSGPQPTAPLPGTGGGDAAAASGRTP; this is encoded by the coding sequence ATGCGTCACGACGCCCAGGGAACACCGACCCCGCACCAGGAGGGGAGCCGCGGCCCGCTCCACCGCATCCGTTCCCTGCCTTTACTCGGCAACGTCCCCGGCGACGTCGCCGCATCGCTTGTGGTCTTCCTCGTGGCCGTCCCGCTGTCGCTGGGCATCGCCGTCGCCTCGGGGGCGCCGCTGATCGCCGGGATCGTCGCCGCCGTGGTCGGCGGCATCGTCGGCGCCGTCGCCGGCGGATCGGCAGTGCAGGTCAGCGGGCCCGCCGCCGGGCTCACCATCATCGTCGCCGACCTGGTCACCTCCTACGGGTGGCGGGTCACCTGCCTGATCACCCTGCTGGCGGGGATGGTGCAGATCGGACTGGGCGCCTGCCGCATCGCGCGAGCGGCTCTGGCGGTCTCGCCCGCGGTCGTCCACGGCATGCTCGCGGGGGTCGGTGTCACCATCGCCCTCGCCCAGCTGCACGTCCTGCTCGGCGGCGCCCCGCAGAGCTCGGCGCTGGCCAACATCGCGGAGCTGCCCCGCCGGCTCGCGGACAACCACACGCCCGCCGTCGCCGTCGGCGTGCTGACCGTCGCCGTGCTGCTGGCCTGGCCCCGGCTTCCCGGCCTGCGCCGGCTGCGCCGGCTACCCGCGGCCCTGATCGCCGTCACCGGGTCCACCGCCGTGGCCGCGGCGGCCGGCTGGGACGTCGAACGCGTCGACCTGCCCGAATCCCCGGTGACCGCGTGGAGCGGTCCTGCGCTGCCCGCGACCGGCGACCTGCACGGGGTGGCTCTGGGCGTGGTGGCGGTGGCCCTGGTCGCCAGCGTGGAGTCCCTGCTGTGCGCCATCGCCGTCGACCGCCTGCACGAGGGGCCGCGCGTGGACCTCAACCGCGAGCTCGTCGGCCAGGGCTGCGCCAACACCGCCAGCGGCGCGCTGGGCGGGCTTCCCATCGCCGGTGTCGTCGTGCGCAGCACCACCAACGTCCGAGCGGGCGGGCGCACTCCGCTGGCGGCGATGCTGCACGGCGTGTGGATCCTGGTCTTCATCGCCGTGTTCGCCCACGCCGTGGAGCTGATCCCGCTGGCATCGCTGGCCGGGCTGCTCGTGGTGATCGGCCTGCAGATGGTCAACCTCGCCCACCTGCGCGACCTCCGGCGCCACCGCGAAGCCGGCATCTACGCCGGCGCGCTGCTGGCAGTGGTGGTCTTCGGGCTGCTGGAAGGGGTCGTCATCGGCTTCGCGCTGTCGATGCTGATCTCACTGCGCCGGCTGACCCGGGTGAGCGTGCTCACCGAGGAGCGGGCCGGCCGATGGCACATCGTCGTCCAGGGGTCGCTGACCTTCCTGGGCGTTCCGCGGGTCGCCCACGTGCTGCGCAACGTCCCCGTCGGTGCCCACGTCGACCTGGATCTGCACGTGGACTTCATGGACCACGCCGCCTTCGAGTCGATCCACTCGTGGCGGCTGGACCACGAGCGCACCGGAGGAAGCGTCGACATCGACGAGGTGCACGAGAACTGGTACGAACAGCGGACCCGGCAGGCCCCGCCGGAAGGAAAGACCGCGCCGTCCGGCCTGGCCCGGTGGTGGGCCCCGTGGGGCATGCGCGGAGGTTTCGACGCCGCGGCGCCGCCGTCGGGCCTGCTGCTCAGCGGTGCGCGCGAATACCACGCCAGCACGGCCGGACGGATGCAGGCGGTGATGAGCCGGCTGGCGCACCGCCAGCGCCCCCGGGCCCTGTTCATCACCTGCGCCGACTCCCGGGTGGTGCCCAACCTCATCACCGCCAGCGGTCCCGGCGACCTGTTCACGCTGCGCAATATCGGCAACCTGGTACCGCCGCGCAGCGGAGAGCCTTCCGACGACTCCGTCGGCGCCGCCGTCGAGTACGCCGTCGCGGTGCTGGACGTGCCCTCGGTAGTCGTGTGCGGCCACTCCCACTGCGGCGCGATGAAGGCGCTGCTGGAAGGCACCGGCGATCCCGACTCCGAACTCGGCCAGCTGGGGCGCTGGCTCGCCCACGGCGGCACCAGCCTGGCCCGGGCCGACCACGCCCGCCTGGAGTCCGCGCCGGCCCCGGAGGCGATGCGCACCCTGTCGCAGGCGAACGTGGTCCAGCAGCTGGAGAACCTGCTCACCTACCCGGCCGTGCGGCGCGGGGTCGAGCAGGGCCGGCTGGAACTGTCGGGGATGTACTACGACCTGGAGTCGGCCGAGGTGCATGTACTCGGCGCCGACGGCGCCTTCGCTCCGGTCCCGACCGCGTCCGAAGCGCCGGAGGCCCCTGCCCGGTCCGGGCCGCAGCCGACCGCCCCGCTCCCCGGCACCGGCGGAGGGGACGCCGCTGCGGCGTCCGGGCGCACACCCTGA
- a CDS encoding bifunctional RNase H/acid phosphatase: MSRRLVIEADGGSRGNPGPAGFGAAVSDPATGELLAEVAEPIGKATNNVAEYRGLIAGLAAASGIDSGASVEARLDSKLVVEQMSGRWRVKNADLRPLVDEARAAAAGFAAVSYVWVPRAQNSHADGLANEAMDAAAEGRPVRLGAEAAGGGDRPAEEAPAPPSGAGAQAHAPAATGWASPDTAPTRLVLLRHGETPLSAERRFAGTGDVELTGTGRAQARAAARHLAGSGIEAVVASPLRRARDTAEPIAAGLSVPVEIDEGLRETDFGAWEGMTFGEVQRSRPQELQRWLSDTAAAPEGGESFSAVAERVAETRDKLLARHTGRTVLVVSHVTPIKVLLQQALLAPPEALFRMHLDVGCLSRIDCFSDGPMLVRSVNDTGHLDASEGA; the protein is encoded by the coding sequence ATGAGCAGGCGACTGGTGATCGAGGCCGACGGCGGATCGCGCGGCAATCCGGGCCCGGCCGGGTTCGGCGCCGCGGTGAGCGACCCGGCCACCGGCGAGTTGCTGGCCGAGGTGGCCGAGCCCATCGGAAAGGCCACCAACAACGTGGCCGAGTACCGCGGGCTGATCGCCGGGCTCGCCGCCGCGAGCGGCATCGATTCGGGCGCCTCGGTCGAAGCGCGCCTGGACTCCAAACTCGTGGTGGAGCAGATGTCGGGGCGCTGGCGGGTCAAGAACGCCGATTTGCGCCCGTTGGTCGACGAGGCCCGCGCCGCGGCGGCCGGGTTCGCCGCGGTCTCCTATGTCTGGGTGCCCCGCGCGCAGAACTCCCACGCCGACGGTCTGGCCAACGAGGCCATGGACGCCGCCGCCGAAGGCCGGCCCGTGCGGCTGGGCGCCGAAGCGGCCGGCGGGGGCGACCGGCCCGCTGAGGAAGCGCCGGCACCGCCGAGCGGCGCCGGAGCGCAGGCGCACGCGCCCGCGGCCACCGGCTGGGCTTCGCCCGACACGGCGCCGACGCGGCTCGTCCTGCTGCGCCACGGTGAGACCCCGCTCTCGGCGGAGCGGCGCTTCGCCGGTACCGGCGACGTCGAACTCACCGGGACCGGCCGCGCCCAGGCCCGTGCCGCCGCCCGGCACCTGGCCGGATCCGGCATCGAGGCGGTAGTGGCCTCGCCGCTGCGCCGCGCGCGCGACACCGCCGAGCCGATCGCGGCCGGGCTGTCGGTGCCGGTCGAGATCGACGAAGGGCTGCGCGAGACCGACTTCGGCGCGTGGGAGGGCATGACCTTCGGCGAGGTGCAGCGCAGCCGCCCGCAGGAGCTGCAGCGGTGGCTGTCGGACACCGCGGCTGCGCCCGAAGGCGGCGAGAGCTTCTCCGCGGTCGCCGAACGCGTCGCCGAGACGCGCGACAAGCTGCTGGCGCGCCACACGGGGCGCACCGTGCTGGTGGTCAGCCACGTGACGCCGATCAAGGTCCTGCTGCAGCAGGCCCTCCTTGCCCCGCCCGAGGCGCTGTTCCGTATGCATCTGGACGTGGGCTGCCTGTCGCGCATCGACTGCTTCAGCGACGGCCCGATGCTGGTGCGCTCCGTCAACGACACCGGTCACCTGGACGCTTCCGAGGGCGCCTGA
- a CDS encoding zinc ribbon domain-containing protein translates to MKAEPAHQVRLLDLQETDSRIAQLAHRLRTLPENEEVRRLDARIGGLRDTHTSLTTALSDLDREQRKAESDVDQVRTRAERDAKRLDSGQVGSPKDLEHLQSEIASLQRRQTELEEIVLEVMERREGLESRERQARTELEQAEAERDAVEERRATAVGGIEADRATEATRRERIAGELPEDLLAFYTKLRDQNEGVGAAALRYGRCEGCKLALSTAELSEIRQTPAEEVVRCEQCRRILVRTTDSGI, encoded by the coding sequence GTGAAAGCAGAACCGGCACACCAGGTGCGCCTGCTCGACCTCCAAGAGACCGACAGCCGCATCGCCCAGCTCGCCCACCGGCTGCGCACCCTGCCCGAGAACGAGGAAGTCCGGCGGTTGGACGCCCGTATCGGTGGATTGCGCGACACGCACACGAGCCTGACCACGGCGCTGTCGGATCTCGACCGCGAGCAGCGCAAGGCCGAGTCCGACGTCGACCAGGTGCGCACTCGCGCCGAACGCGACGCCAAGCGCTTGGACTCCGGGCAGGTCGGCTCGCCCAAGGACTTGGAGCACCTGCAGTCGGAGATCGCCTCGCTCCAGCGCCGCCAGACGGAGCTGGAGGAGATCGTGCTGGAGGTGATGGAGCGGCGCGAGGGCCTCGAAAGCCGGGAGCGCCAGGCGCGCACGGAGCTGGAGCAGGCCGAGGCCGAGCGCGACGCCGTCGAGGAGCGGCGCGCCACCGCGGTCGGCGGGATCGAGGCCGACCGTGCGACGGAGGCCACCCGCCGCGAGCGCATCGCCGGAGAGCTCCCCGAGGACCTCCTCGCCTTCTACACCAAGCTGCGCGACCAGAACGAGGGCGTGGGGGCCGCGGCGCTGCGCTACGGCCGCTGCGAAGGCTGCAAGCTCGCGCTGAGCACGGCCGAGCTCTCCGAGATCCGTCAGACCCCGGCCGAGGAGGTCGTGCGCTGCGAGCAGTGCCGCCGCATCCTCGTGCGGACCACCGATTCGGGGATCTGA
- a CDS encoding Nif3-like dinuclear metal center hexameric protein: MSQTPAAPTLHDVKRAFEGLYDPAWAASWDAVGLVCGDPAQPVRRILFAVDPVAEVVDEAREWGADLVVTHHPLLLRGVTGVAATTPKGRLVHRLISGGTALYTAHTNADTAAPGVSDALAAAVGLPGPLSPLDPDPGDPAGARGIGRIGTLPETVPLRDFAERVAGGLPRTAGGIRVSGDPRRPVRRVAVSGGAGDSLLDRARAAGVDVYLTSDLRHHPASEFSEHGDTALVDAAHWAGEWPWLADGAARLVSALGGERANVETRVSEIVTDAWSLAL; encoded by the coding sequence GTGAGCCAAACGCCTGCCGCCCCGACCCTGCACGATGTGAAGCGCGCCTTCGAAGGCCTCTACGACCCCGCCTGGGCCGCCTCCTGGGACGCCGTCGGACTGGTATGCGGCGACCCCGCCCAACCGGTGCGCCGCATCCTCTTCGCCGTCGATCCGGTGGCCGAGGTCGTCGACGAGGCCCGGGAGTGGGGCGCCGACCTGGTCGTCACCCACCATCCGCTACTGCTGCGCGGCGTGACCGGCGTCGCCGCCACGACGCCCAAAGGCCGGCTCGTGCACCGGCTGATCTCCGGCGGTACCGCCCTCTACACCGCCCACACCAACGCCGACACCGCCGCTCCCGGCGTGTCGGACGCCCTCGCCGCGGCTGTGGGCCTGCCCGGCCCGCTCAGCCCGCTCGACCCCGATCCCGGCGACCCCGCGGGCGCGCGCGGCATCGGGCGCATCGGCACGCTTCCCGAAACGGTGCCGCTGCGCGACTTCGCCGAGCGCGTCGCCGGCGGCCTGCCGCGCACGGCCGGGGGGATCCGCGTCAGCGGCGACCCCCGGCGCCCCGTCCGGCGCGTCGCGGTATCCGGCGGTGCGGGCGACTCGCTGCTGGACCGTGCCCGCGCGGCCGGCGTCGACGTCTACCTCACCTCCGACCTGCGCCACCACCCGGCCTCGGAGTTCTCCGAACACGGCGACACCGCCCTCGTCGACGCCGCGCACTGGGCCGGCGAATGGCCCTGGCTCGCCGACGGGGCCGCACGCCTGGTGAGCGCGCTGGGCGGGGAACGGGCTAACGTGGAGACCCGCGTATCCGAGATCGTCACCGACGCCTGGTCCCTGGCGCTGTGA
- a CDS encoding deoxyribonuclease IV encodes MSELTASPIGAHVPVAGGLATRGLAYAADIAAETVQVFVSNPRGWATTPGNPGEDAKLRERTDVPVFVHANYLINLGAPDEGVAERSTASLEHALRRGADIGAGGVVVHTGSAVRGSREEGLERMRARLLPILERSGEDVPPVLLEPMAGQGQVLCATVDDLADYLAVLDWHPQAGVCLDTAHVFAAGHDVSTPAGMTQMLDRFGDVVGAQRLRLIHANDSKEPLASNKDRHENIGAGHIGADPFGALLEHPVRSGVPVVCETPGPVGPHAADIAALKELRGAAG; translated from the coding sequence ATGTCTGAACTCACCGCATCGCCTATCGGGGCCCACGTACCGGTCGCCGGCGGGCTGGCCACCCGCGGGCTCGCCTACGCCGCCGACATCGCCGCCGAGACCGTCCAGGTCTTCGTCTCCAATCCGCGGGGGTGGGCGACCACGCCCGGAAATCCCGGCGAGGACGCGAAGCTGCGCGAACGCACCGACGTTCCGGTGTTCGTGCACGCCAACTACCTGATCAACCTGGGTGCGCCCGACGAGGGCGTCGCGGAGCGCTCCACGGCCTCGCTGGAGCACGCCCTGCGGCGCGGCGCCGACATCGGGGCCGGCGGCGTGGTGGTGCACACCGGATCGGCGGTGCGCGGCTCCCGTGAGGAGGGCCTGGAGCGGATGCGCGCGCGGCTGCTGCCGATCCTGGAGCGGTCGGGCGAGGACGTCCCGCCGGTCCTGCTGGAGCCGATGGCCGGGCAGGGCCAGGTGCTGTGCGCGACGGTGGACGACCTGGCGGACTACCTCGCGGTGCTGGACTGGCACCCGCAGGCCGGGGTGTGCCTGGACACCGCGCACGTGTTCGCGGCCGGCCACGACGTGTCCACCCCGGCGGGGATGACGCAGATGCTGGACCGCTTCGGCGACGTCGTCGGCGCACAGCGGCTGCGGCTGATCCACGCCAACGACTCCAAGGAGCCGTTGGCGAGCAACAAGGACCGCCACGAGAACATCGGGGCCGGCCACATCGGCGCCGACCCTTTCGGTGCGCTGCTGGAGCACCCGGTCCGGTCGGGTGTGCCGGTCGTGTGCGAGACGCCCGGCCCGGTCGGGCCGCACGCCGCCGACATAGCGGCGCTGAAGGAACTGCGCGGCGCCGCCGGCTGA
- a CDS encoding DUF7144 family membrane protein has protein sequence MKRSRANGWGAFAATMLFVAGAVNIVQGAVALFTPEYFVAAEGEILVFDFALWGLVLGTWGIVLVLGGLALLAGRMWARVLAVVVAAVNAFAQLAFVESYPVWSLVAVAVDLLIVYAVTAGWPDRERGGGDAYEAGRADARGAAPGREQEGAGTEGHTGPVADGERAYGGASTQQARQGATERPPGTRPGRHEQPMG, from the coding sequence ATGAAGCGATCGCGGGCGAACGGATGGGGGGCCTTCGCGGCCACCATGCTGTTCGTTGCCGGTGCTGTGAACATCGTCCAAGGCGCCGTCGCGCTGTTCACGCCCGAGTACTTCGTGGCCGCCGAAGGCGAGATCCTCGTCTTCGACTTCGCGCTGTGGGGACTGGTTCTGGGCACGTGGGGGATCGTGCTGGTCCTCGGCGGCCTCGCCCTGCTCGCCGGACGCATGTGGGCTCGGGTCCTGGCCGTGGTCGTCGCAGCGGTCAACGCCTTCGCCCAACTGGCGTTCGTCGAGTCCTACCCGGTGTGGTCGCTGGTGGCGGTCGCCGTCGACCTGCTGATCGTCTACGCGGTCACCGCCGGATGGCCCGACCGTGAGCGCGGGGGAGGCGACGCCTACGAGGCCGGGCGCGCCGACGCCCGAGGGGCCGCACCCGGCCGGGAACAGGAGGGAGCAGGCACCGAGGGCCACACCGGTCCGGTAGCCGACGGCGAGCGCGCCTACGGCGGTGCCAGCACCCAGCAGGCGCGCCAGGGCGCGACGGAGCGGCCGCCGGGGACGCGCCCCGGAAGGCACGAGCAGCCGATGGGATGA
- a CDS encoding AAA family ATPase, producing MSGEGGAGRGTVWVVAGAPGAGKSTVADLLLRRLDPVPALLDKDTLFSGFVAEVLSAHGRSYGEREGAWYDEHVKVHEYGGMTAAAAQIRAAGCPVMPVAPFTGQLRDSDRWRSWVAELGGDPVRLVWVASDGATLRARLGGRGRSRDSGKLDGFDAFVARVRPDEPPPVEHLAIDNRLGARPLEEQADTALGRV from the coding sequence GTGAGCGGTGAGGGCGGTGCGGGGCGCGGGACCGTGTGGGTGGTCGCCGGCGCTCCGGGCGCCGGCAAGTCGACGGTCGCGGATCTGCTGCTGCGGCGGCTGGACCCGGTACCCGCCCTGCTGGACAAGGACACGCTCTTCAGCGGATTCGTGGCCGAGGTCCTGTCGGCGCACGGCCGTTCCTACGGCGAGCGCGAGGGCGCCTGGTACGACGAGCACGTCAAGGTGCACGAGTACGGCGGTATGACCGCCGCGGCCGCGCAGATCCGCGCGGCGGGCTGCCCGGTGATGCCGGTGGCCCCGTTCACCGGACAGCTCCGCGATTCCGACCGGTGGCGGTCCTGGGTCGCCGAACTCGGCGGCGACCCCGTGCGCCTGGTGTGGGTGGCCAGCGACGGCGCAACGCTGCGCGCCCGCCTCGGCGGCCGGGGGCGCTCACGCGACTCCGGAAAGCTCGACGGCTTCGACGCGTTCGTGGCACGGGTGCGCCCGGACGAGCCGCCTCCCGTCGAGCACCTCGCGATCGACAACCGCCTCGGCGCCCGGCCCTTGGAGGAGCAGGCCGACACGGCCCTCGGGCGCGTGTGA
- a CDS encoding VLRF1 family aeRF1-type release factor, with protein MNVIIDPTSVRDLAAMNDEMGVLSVYATADPRDKSASPAWRLAVGNELGALRNGAAGDIDKERRDAVLERLDRLQPEIETVLDSGETGVGRALFAPVSSDDVHTLTVQMPLDDCAVLERRPYLRPLAGALTFGAPAGVLAVSHEGVRVIDLRFGVAREVTRMAFELDTDDWRTLRGPASGGRVGSVSRSATQSDRFDRRVEDNLQRYLASVRPDITRMADEHGWESLAITGDRKLLDVVRKGLSAAPARRDVVLLDRVAESWSTNEIAALVRPELERSRSRRCRAVAEQAREAALSGGPGATGLGDTLGAFRENRVAHLVLDGTRELRGRRTPDGRYYPHGELPPGEPAAAEENDLGERMIELAFTSGAQVTMLPPEAADALAADDGVAALLRW; from the coding sequence ATGAACGTGATCATCGATCCGACGTCGGTCCGCGATCTGGCCGCCATGAACGACGAGATGGGCGTGCTGAGCGTGTACGCCACCGCCGATCCGCGCGACAAGTCGGCGTCCCCGGCGTGGCGCCTGGCGGTGGGCAACGAACTGGGAGCGCTGCGCAACGGCGCGGCGGGCGACATCGACAAGGAGCGCAGGGACGCGGTCCTGGAGCGCCTCGACCGGCTGCAGCCCGAGATCGAGACCGTGCTCGATTCGGGGGAGACCGGGGTGGGGCGGGCCCTGTTCGCCCCGGTCAGCAGCGACGACGTGCACACGCTGACCGTGCAGATGCCGCTGGACGACTGCGCCGTCCTGGAACGCCGCCCCTACCTGCGACCGCTCGCCGGCGCGCTCACTTTCGGCGCCCCCGCGGGAGTGCTGGCCGTGTCCCACGAAGGGGTGCGCGTCATCGACCTGCGGTTCGGCGTCGCCCGCGAGGTCACCCGGATGGCCTTCGAGCTCGACACCGACGATTGGCGCACCCTGCGCGGGCCCGCGTCCGGAGGACGGGTCGGCAGCGTATCCCGCTCGGCCACACAGTCCGACCGCTTCGACCGCCGCGTCGAGGACAACCTGCAGCGCTACCTGGCGTCGGTGCGTCCGGACATCACCCGAATGGCCGACGAGCACGGCTGGGAGTCCCTCGCCATCACCGGCGACCGGAAGCTGCTCGACGTGGTCCGCAAGGGGTTGTCGGCCGCACCCGCCCGCCGCGACGTCGTCCTGCTGGACCGGGTCGCCGAGTCGTGGTCGACCAACGAGATCGCCGCACTGGTACGCCCCGAATTGGAGCGGTCCCGCAGCCGCCGGTGCCGGGCCGTGGCCGAGCAGGCGCGCGAGGCCGCGCTGTCGGGCGGTCCGGGAGCCACGGGGCTCGGCGACACGCTCGGCGCGTTCCGCGAGAACCGCGTCGCCCACCTGGTCCTGGACGGCACACGCGAGCTGCGCGGTCGGCGCACGCCCGACGGGCGGTACTACCCGCACGGTGAACTGCCCCCCGGGGAGCCGGCCGCCGCCGAAGAGAACGACCTGGGCGAGCGCATGATCGAACTCGCGTTCACCTCCGGTGCCCAGGTCACCATGCTGCCGCCCGAAGCCGCCGACGCGCTGGCCGCGGACGACGGGGTGGCGGCGCTGCTGCGCTGGTAG